One window of Leptospira yasudae genomic DNA carries:
- a CDS encoding MBL fold metallo-hydrolase RNA specificity domain-containing protein, whose translation MNSSIQIHFLGAAGTVTGSKYLIDTGKTKILIDCGLFQGLKELRLLNWAQLPVRASEIDFVFLTHGHLDHVGYIPRLVKQGFRGKIFGSAPTLEITEIILKDSGKIQEEEADRANRGGYSKHKPALPLYDLKEAIDSLSYLHPIELDHWKDLAAGIRVRLKYNGHILGATFIELDISGKLFVFSGDIGRPKDVLLYPPDRPEQADYIFTESTYGDRIHPPDPETKLLEILNETLKNDGTVILPSFAVERTQSLMYLLWKLKSMGRIPNVPMILDSPMGRNVFEVFQTHTKWHKLSSMECSRIWENFQKTESIKETYKLAEDRAPKIVIAGSGMATGGRVLTYLQYYLGDPNSTILLCGFQALGTRGRQLQDGNPEIKIYGKFYDVKAKVRSVEGLSSHADQREILEWLGNLKRKPEKVFIVHGEKGASDTLRVKLKDSLQFECEVPNLFDIVEIKL comes from the coding sequence ATGAACTCTTCCATTCAAATTCATTTCTTGGGAGCCGCAGGAACCGTGACCGGTTCCAAATATTTGATCGATACGGGAAAAACAAAGATACTGATCGATTGCGGTTTGTTTCAAGGGCTTAAGGAGCTTCGCTTATTGAATTGGGCGCAGCTTCCCGTTCGCGCATCCGAAATCGATTTCGTATTCTTAACGCACGGTCACTTGGATCATGTCGGTTATATTCCGAGACTCGTCAAACAAGGATTCCGCGGTAAAATTTTCGGAAGCGCACCTACTTTGGAAATTACGGAAATCATTCTCAAAGACTCCGGCAAAATACAGGAAGAAGAAGCCGATCGTGCGAATCGAGGCGGATATTCCAAACACAAACCCGCTCTTCCTTTATACGATCTTAAGGAAGCGATCGATTCTCTTTCGTATCTACATCCGATCGAATTGGATCATTGGAAGGATCTCGCGGCCGGAATTCGTGTGCGCTTGAAATACAACGGTCATATACTCGGTGCGACCTTTATCGAACTGGATATCTCCGGCAAGTTGTTCGTTTTTTCCGGAGATATCGGCAGGCCCAAGGACGTTCTCTTGTATCCGCCCGATCGTCCCGAACAAGCGGATTATATTTTTACCGAAAGCACGTACGGGGATAGAATCCATCCTCCCGATCCGGAAACGAAACTTTTGGAAATATTAAACGAAACGCTGAAGAACGATGGAACCGTGATTCTTCCCAGCTTTGCGGTCGAAAGAACGCAGAGTCTCATGTATCTTCTCTGGAAATTAAAATCCATGGGAAGAATTCCGAACGTTCCTATGATTCTCGATAGTCCTATGGGAAGAAACGTCTTTGAAGTCTTTCAAACTCATACGAAATGGCATAAACTTTCTTCGATGGAATGTTCCCGGATTTGGGAAAATTTTCAAAAAACAGAATCGATCAAAGAAACGTATAAACTCGCGGAAGACCGAGCTCCTAAGATCGTGATCGCTGGCAGCGGTATGGCAACCGGCGGTAGAGTTCTCACGTATCTTCAATATTATTTGGGAGATCCGAATTCGACGATTCTTCTATGCGGTTTTCAAGCGTTGGGAACCAGAGGAAGACAACTGCAGGACGGAAATCCGGAAATCAAAATCTATGGAAAATTCTACGATGTGAAAGCGAAAGTCCGCTCCGTGGAAGGTTTATCTTCTCACGCTGATCAAAGAGAGATTCTGGAATGGCTTGGAAATTTAAAGCGAAAACCCGAAAAGGTTTTTATCGTTCACGGTGAAAAGGGAGCTTCCGATACGCTTCGCGTCAAACTCAAAGACAGCCTT